In Macadamia integrifolia cultivar HAES 741 chromosome 12, SCU_Mint_v3, whole genome shotgun sequence, the following are encoded in one genomic region:
- the LOC122057406 gene encoding probable RNA-binding protein ARP1 isoform X1, with the protein MTMISNNTNNINSMGQFGDTTLTKVFVGGLAWETQKETMREHFEKYGEILEAVIISDKVTGRSKGYGFVTFKEAEAAKKACEDATPVINGRRANCNLASLGARRPRSNSSSSTPQAQGARLEPQPQQQQGSNAGPRSTSSAPATPVQWYYPARTPASPYPHHHQLNHHAVPFYGYSPAYIAADFGYNPKLSYTGGSYVNGGHFTPQVYPGGQGMLNAANTVMPVYPYYHFHQSQPLHAHMFPPTSAGPITTVPTLISKPPAMAPNAGTGKQGKV; encoded by the exons atgaCGATGATCAGTAACAATACTAACAACATCAACAGTATGGGACAGTTCGGTGATACGACCCTGACGAAGGTGTTCGTAGGAGGACTAGCATGGGAGACGCAGAAGGAGACCATGAGAGAACACTTCGAGAAGTACGGTGAGATCTTGGAGGCCGTCATCATCTCCGACAAGGTTACTGGTCGGTCCAAAGGCTATGGATTC GTGACGTTCAAGGAAGCTGAAGCGGCGAAAAAGGCTTGCGAGGATGCGACGCCGGTAATCAATGGCCGCCGTGCCAACTGCAACCTCGCCTCTCTTGGAGCTCGCCGCCCCAGATCcaactcttcttcctccactCCTCAAGCCCAAGGTGCTCGTCTGGAACCACAGCCGCAGCAACAACAAG GATCTAACGCTGGACCGAGATCCACGTCATCAGCCCCTGCAACTCCAGTGCAGTGGTACTACCCGGCGAGGACCCCGGCTTCCCCCTACCCACATCACCATCAACTTAACCATCACGCCGTTCCTTTCTACGG GTATTCTCCCGCCTACATCGCCGCTGATTTTGGTTACAATCCG AAACTAAGCTATACGGGTGGTTCGTACGTGAACGGGGGTCACTTCACGCCGCAGGTGTACCCGGGAGGACAAGGGATGCTGAACGCCGCCAATACAGTAATGCCGGTGTACCCTTACTACCACTTCCATCAATCCCAGCCACTACATGCTCACATGTTCCCTCCAACAAGTGCGGGCCCAATCACTACCGTCCCTACTCTCATCTCCAAGCCTCCAGCCATGGCTCCTAACGCAG GTACAGGGAAGCAAGGGAAAGTATGA
- the LOC122057406 gene encoding probable RNA-binding protein ARP1 isoform X2, with product MTMISNNTNNINSMGQFGDTTLTKVFVGGLAWETQKETMREHFEKYGEILEAVIISDKVTGRSKGYGFVTFKEAEAAKKACEDATPVINGRRANCNLASLGARRPRSNSSSSTPQAQGARLEPQPQQQQGSNAGPRSTSSAPATPVQWYYPARTPASPYPHHHQLNHHAVPFYGYSPAYIAADFGYNPKLSYTGGSYVNGGHFTPQVYPGGQGMLNAANTVMPVYPYYHFHQSQPLHAHMFPPTSAGPITTVPTLISKPPAMAPNAVCLAVE from the exons atgaCGATGATCAGTAACAATACTAACAACATCAACAGTATGGGACAGTTCGGTGATACGACCCTGACGAAGGTGTTCGTAGGAGGACTAGCATGGGAGACGCAGAAGGAGACCATGAGAGAACACTTCGAGAAGTACGGTGAGATCTTGGAGGCCGTCATCATCTCCGACAAGGTTACTGGTCGGTCCAAAGGCTATGGATTC GTGACGTTCAAGGAAGCTGAAGCGGCGAAAAAGGCTTGCGAGGATGCGACGCCGGTAATCAATGGCCGCCGTGCCAACTGCAACCTCGCCTCTCTTGGAGCTCGCCGCCCCAGATCcaactcttcttcctccactCCTCAAGCCCAAGGTGCTCGTCTGGAACCACAGCCGCAGCAACAACAAG GATCTAACGCTGGACCGAGATCCACGTCATCAGCCCCTGCAACTCCAGTGCAGTGGTACTACCCGGCGAGGACCCCGGCTTCCCCCTACCCACATCACCATCAACTTAACCATCACGCCGTTCCTTTCTACGG GTATTCTCCCGCCTACATCGCCGCTGATTTTGGTTACAATCCG AAACTAAGCTATACGGGTGGTTCGTACGTGAACGGGGGTCACTTCACGCCGCAGGTGTACCCGGGAGGACAAGGGATGCTGAACGCCGCCAATACAGTAATGCCGGTGTACCCTTACTACCACTTCCATCAATCCCAGCCACTACATGCTCACATGTTCCCTCCAACAAGTGCGGGCCCAATCACTACCGTCCCTACTCTCATCTCCAAGCCTCCAGCCATGGCTCCTAACGCAG TTTGTTTGGCTGTGGAGTAG